Part of the Triticum aestivum cultivar Chinese Spring chromosome 4D, IWGSC CS RefSeq v2.1, whole genome shotgun sequence genome is shown below.
GTAAGTCATAACAAAACCACATAATTGCTTTTGACTTGAAATTTTGATAGCATAAATCATCAACTTCACAACAGTAAAATCTCTACTAAATGAGTAAAGCTTCCGTTCAGTATGGTTCAGAAGATCTCAAGCTTTATTATTCCTGCTGCAGAAAACCATCGCATCGCCAGGCAGGGGTATCCTTGCCATGGATGAGTCGAATGCCACCTGTGGCAAGAGACTCGCCTCGATTGGCCTTGAGAACACTGAGGCTAACCGCCAGGCTTACCGGACCCTCCTTGTCACTCCACCAGGATTGGGAAACTACATCTCTGGTGCTATCCTCTTTGAGGAGACCCTCTACCAGTCGACTGTTGATGGCAAGAAGATTGTTGACATCCTTGTCGAGCAGGGAATCGTTCCCGGTATCAAGGTTGACAAGGTAGGCTGCCCACTGATTTGTGATTTCACTCCAAActgacacatgattttcttcgtgCATTCCCTTATCAGAGTTTTTTAATTAAAACAATTCTAAACTAAAGATtcaaactgctactattactaaTGCATCAGAAGAATCATATGTGCTCATGTGACTAGCTATACATTACAAGCAAAAACTGATGATCCCAGGTTTATTTCAAGCTTAGAAACAAAACATTCTTCTAAACTGGTGCTCATTCTCAGGGTCTTGTGCCACTTGTTGGTTCCAACGATGAGTCATGGTGCCAAGGTCTCGATGGCCTTGCCTCCCGTGAAGCAGCATACTACCAGCAAGGCGCCCGCTTCGCCAAGTGGTTAGATATTTGCTCCTACAACTACAAGGACAGTTTACCTTCCATTAAGTCACCCTAGCTGACATGAAGTTCTCTTGCAGGCGCACTGTTGTCAGCATTCCTAATGGCCCATCTGAGCTTGCTGTCAAGGAAGCTGCCTGGGGTCTTGCCCGTTACGCGGCCATCTCACAGGTATTGTTCCCATTTCCTGACAGACCAAACTTCTACAGCACAATGGCGAGGCACAACATTCTAGTGGATATGTAAACCTCTTGTTTGTTGATGTTCTAGGACAATGGGCTGGTGCCGATTGTGGAGCCTGAGATCATGCTCGACGGTGAGCACGGCATCGAGAGGACCTTCGAGGTCGCGCAGAAGGTGTGGGCGGAGACCTTCTACTACATGGCCCAGAACAACGTCATGTTTGAGGGCATCCTCCTGAAGCCAAGCATGGTGACCCCTGGTGCCGAGTGCAAGGACAGGGCCACCCCCGAGGAAGTGGCCAGCTACACCCTCAAGCTCCTCCAGAGAAGGATCCCCCCTTCCGTCCCCGGCATCATGGTGAGCAGAGCACCCTCCCAAACCTAAATGCACAATCATGAATATAAGATTATGTTGACAAGACACTATCCTCAACAACCAGTTTGCATGGTAACTAAAAAGTGCCAAAATAGTATGCCTTCAGAAATCAACAAACCATTATATTATTTCTGCAGAAGCTTACATCCTATGTTGTTTCTTTTCTGTGGTGGTGCAGTTCTTGTCTGGCGGTCAGTCGGAGGTGGAGGCGACGCTGAACCTGAACGCGATGAACCAGGCGCCGAACCCGTGGCACGTGTCCTTCTCCTACGCGCGGGCGCTCCAGAACACCTGCCTCAAGACGTGGGGTGGGCGGCCGGAGAACGTGGCCGCGGCGCAGGAGGCGCTGCTGCTGCGCGCCAAGGCCAACTCCCTGGCGCAGCTCGGCAAGTACACCAGCGACGGCGAGGCCGCGGAAGCCAGCGAGAACATGTTCGTCAAGAACTACAGCTACTGATCCGTCGGCGAGCTATCTATCTAATTATCTACCTATGGAGGGAGAGTGCTAGTAGCGCCTTGAGCAGCTTGAGGGCACCTTAGCCAGCCAGTGTGTCGTCGTTGTTACAGGTCGAGACCAGCTCTGATGGAAGAGATGGACGGAGAGTATATACTGTGTTTTGCCACCCTAAGTAAAAAACTTTTGGAATGGTTTTACTGCTGTATTCGAATGGTTTTTCTAGAGCATTGTTGCCTTTGTTTGCCACCCTAAGTATGAACAATCTCAAGCGCCAGGTGTGGAATGCGGTATTTTTTCTGGGATTATATGTTGATCTGTTTTCTGGAACCACGAGCTCGCGTGAAATTTCTGCGTTCCAAACTGGCCAGTTTCTCTTTGCAGGTTGTCACTGATATATAACCAAAATTTGGCAAAAGGTGAAGGATCTGGCATGAACCCAATCTAGAACCTAGCACAGGCTCATTTTTTAGGACAGTAAGACGAGCCATTTCCTAGCCCTCTCAGGTAGGGGCTGgacacgagccgagccgagccgagcttgATCCGAGCCTGGCTTTGGCTCGCTCTGGAGCGGCTCAGCTCGGCTCGGCTCGCTCAGCCAACGAGCCTACTTCAAGCGGCTCGGCTCGTTTTGGGTATGGCTCGGCTCAGACCGAGCCGGCTCGAAAGCCAGCTGCCACCAGTTTCATTTTACTTACAGAAGACAGAACCTCTGTATATAGTCCACAATGTTGATTGTTTTGCAGTAATTAAACCCATATGTTGAAAGAAAAACAGTTTATACTGCTTAAAATGAAACGTCCAGCAGTATATTGTTTTAAGAAATGGTCATAGTAATGAAAAATAAGCTTTCTTCTATGAATTCTTCTACAAAAATTGTAACAATGCAAGAGATATGAGAGAAAGAATTGGGCAGCATTTCTATTGAATTTTGGACAGCACATCCTTTGAACTTTACACAGCAAAAACATCAAATATTGACAGCGAAACAAAGAAATTTTCACTATCCGGAAATTCATCTAAATCTGATTTGTCACCAACCCCAGACGGCACCTCAAACAAAGTATCttgctcttcctcatcctcctcctcatcctcttccacATCTTCATGATCCTCCTCCACTTACTTATCATGCTTCATTGCCTAGCACACAACAACAACACACACATGAGCTTGGACACACATATATTTGACTTTTGGACACACACATGAGCTTGCACAAACATATATCTGAGATTTGGACACCAAAAAAAGCACACACATGAGCTTGCACAAACATATATTTGACATTTGGATACCAAAAACAGCACATATGAGCTTGGGCACACATAAATTTGACTTTCAAAAAGCAAAAACAGCACATACATGAGCTTGCACAAATATATATTTTGCACACACATACTTGGGAAGATGTAGCCTCCCTCTCATAGTCGTTtgcggagccagaggcagcggcgATTCCGGCACGCACGCCAGCGCCGGTGGGGTCAGGGGGACGTCGAGGCGGAGGTCCCCGAGACCGGCAACTTACTCTTCATAATGGAGTCCAAGgtcctctctttctccttctccttcccattCGCCTTCCCCTTTTCCTTGACTATTGTTGCGACGATAGGCCTCTGCACACATCAGCAAACAACACACGGTCAATCATCGACAGAAGTAAACTAATTACACATGGAATCAATGTAATTTCCCAGCAAGTAGTTTTTTTTCAAGCTGCTATGCTACAGCAAGTAGATCATCAACAGCAGAAAACTAATTACACATGGAATCAATGAAAATTTCGATCCATTCTGCCCTATAACTCcatccatccatgatccatccatCCGGCTCTTCTAGATCTAGCCCTACAGGCTACAATAcatccatccatgatccatccatCTAGCCCTACATCTACATGACtacatccatcgatcgatccatcatccatccatccatccatccatccatccatcagatGCATGCTAGTTTAGACACCTACGGCTAGGGATTGGGACGGAAGAACTACATGAGTAcatccatcgatccatccatccattgaTCCATCACATGCGTAATAGTAGTTCAGAGAGTTGCGGCTAGGGATTGGAAAGGAAGGAGGTACCTGCTCCCGCTCGTCACGTTCGGCGAGAAACCAGGGGAGGCGCGTCCGTCTGCGTCCGGCGTGGTGAGGAAACGTGGCGTCGCCCGTCGCCGTCGAGCCCGTTGCTGTCGGTGTGGTTAGGAGACGCGGCGTCGCTCGTCGCCGTCGATCCAGCTTTGCGGCGCAGAGCAGAGAAAGGGGCGAGGCAGCACAGAGCAGAGAAAGGGGGAGGCGGCGCTCTCTCTGCTTCTCTCGTGCCCTAATGCGTTGCGTGCGGTGCGATGGAGATGGACGAATTGGGCTGGGCCTCGAGCGAGTCACCGAGTTGGACCGGGCGAAACTCGGCTCGGCTCGGTCGGGAATCGGGCCTCTTTTTCCAACTGGGCTCGCTCGTTTATTGTATCGGGCCGAGCTGTAACGGGCCGAGCTGGAGCGAGCTTCGGGCCGAGCCGAAAAGCTCGCTCGGACATCCGGTCCTACTCTCAAGCCCCTTAGCTTAGGCCGTCCGTTTTCGTGATCTAGCCGCTTCTGGCTATTGGATCTTTGTTTTAGATCCACTGTATCGCGACCTGGGCAACAtgtcctaagagcatctccaatagcggGCTTAACCGCTTTTTAGGGCAGTTGAGGAAAAAATAGAGCTCCAATAGCCCCTAGCTACTTGCAAAAGTTGGT
Proteins encoded:
- the LOC100415821 gene encoding fructose-bisphosphate aldolase, chloroplastic → MASATLLKSSFLPKKAEWGATRQAAAPKPMTVSMVVRASAYADELVKTAKTIASPGRGILAMDESNATCGKRLASIGLENTEANRQAYRTLLVTPPGLGNYISGAILFEETLYQSTVDGKKIVDILVEQGIVPGIKVDKGLVPLVGSNDESWCQGLDGLASREAAYYQQGARFAKWRTVVSIPNGPSELAVKEAAWGLARYAAISQDNGLVPIVEPEIMLDGEHGIERTFEVAQKVWAETFYYMAQNNVMFEGILLKPSMVTPGAECKDRATPEEVASYTLKLLQRRIPPSVPGIMFLSGGQSEVEATLNLNAMNQAPNPWHVSFSYARALQNTCLKTWGGRPENVAAAQEALLLRAKANSLAQLGKYTSDGEAAEASENMFVKNYSY